One genomic segment of Brevibacillus laterosporus LMG 15441 includes these proteins:
- a CDS encoding MupA/Atu3671 family FMN-dependent luciferase-like monooxygenase, translating into MNQLDKRLAALSPEQRVLFEQRLKQKGIQPPFPTRLAKQEVKNRNSAESSFVPKRKREVDKMEFSLFFFSGDGSTQDQNKYALLLESTAYADQHGFAGVWTPERHFEDFGGLYPNPSVLNAALATITERIELRAGSVVLPLHHPIRFVEEWSVVDNLSKGRVSVAFATGWHPADFVIAPVQTPDYYESRKDEMFNSIELVKRLWAGEQIPFTDANGAVHEIRTLPRPLQNELNIWIATNGSADTYERAAKIGANILTGITAGDLADLEAKIELYRKTLSQSGFSPESRKVAVMLHTCLGTSDEEVKAKVEKPMKEYLKTFMKQQKNILTDYASMAASDFDVIVDHAFESYFQESALFGSHDKCKKLIETLGDIGVDEVACLMDFGIDNETIMNSIRMLTDLKQSCNQKELTL; encoded by the coding sequence ATGAATCAGTTAGATAAAAGGTTAGCAGCACTTTCTCCTGAACAACGGGTTTTATTTGAACAACGCCTCAAACAAAAAGGCATTCAACCCCCGTTTCCTACTAGATTAGCTAAGCAGGAAGTGAAAAATCGAAACAGCGCTGAAAGTAGCTTTGTGCCGAAGCGAAAAAGAGAAGTGGATAAGATGGAATTTAGTCTCTTCTTTTTCTCAGGTGATGGTTCTACGCAGGATCAGAATAAGTATGCTTTGCTCTTGGAGAGTACAGCTTATGCTGATCAGCATGGATTTGCAGGTGTTTGGACACCTGAGCGACATTTTGAGGACTTTGGGGGATTATATCCAAATCCTTCGGTGCTAAATGCTGCTCTAGCTACGATTACAGAACGAATTGAGCTTAGGGCGGGAAGCGTTGTACTACCATTGCATCACCCAATTCGCTTTGTTGAGGAATGGTCTGTGGTGGACAATCTTTCAAAAGGACGCGTTTCGGTTGCCTTTGCGACGGGCTGGCATCCTGCTGATTTTGTGATTGCCCCTGTCCAAACCCCCGATTACTACGAGTCCAGAAAAGACGAGATGTTCAACTCTATAGAATTGGTAAAAAGGCTTTGGGCTGGTGAGCAAATTCCTTTTACAGATGCCAATGGAGCTGTTCACGAAATACGCACTTTACCTAGACCGTTGCAAAATGAACTAAATATCTGGATTGCGACGAACGGTAGTGCTGATACTTATGAGCGTGCGGCCAAAATCGGGGCTAATATTCTCACAGGAATTACGGCTGGTGATTTAGCGGATTTAGAAGCAAAAATTGAGTTGTATCGGAAGACTTTATCCCAAAGTGGATTTTCGCCTGAATCTCGCAAAGTAGCGGTGATGCTTCATACTTGCTTAGGAACAAGTGATGAAGAGGTCAAGGCGAAGGTAGAAAAGCCGATGAAGGAATATTTAAAAACCTTTATGAAGCAACAGAAGAACATCCTGACAGATTATGCATCCATGGCTGCCTCTGACTTTGATGTCATTGTTGATCATGCGTTTGAATCTTATTTCCAAGAAAGTGCATTATTTGGAAGCCACGACAAATGTAAAAAGCTGATCGAGACGCTCGGTGACATTGGTGTAGACGAGGTGGCCTGCTTAATGGACTTTGGCATTGATAATGAGACGATTATGAATAGCATCAGAATGCTGACTGATCTGAAGCAATCATGCAATCAAAAGGAGCTGACTTTATGA